The Desulfocurvibacter africanus subsp. africanus DSM 2603 genome contains the following window.
CACATAGAAGATAATTAGATCTGCATTTGTAAGAACTGCTGACCAGTTAGCTTTGATTTCATTAATGTGAATAAGATTGGCAAATGCACCAAAGGGAGGAAAAAAAATAAAGATTGAAAAAAGATACAGGAGGCCGCCAAACTTGACCTTACCCTGTGCATCGTATTTAAGTTTGAGGGAACCAATGGTTTTCTCGAATCCCTTCTGTTCTTCCTTGAATTCGCTTTTAGCCTCCAGGTAAGTGGTGGGGACGGTCGCTCCGGCAAAGGCGAATGAATCTGGCGGTGTCGGAGGTACGTCATCGTGATTGGGAGTCTGCAATGCAGAGAGGGCATAGTCAGTCTTGTCCGCTGTGGAGTCGATGTCTCGGACTGCCCGTGAAGTGGAAGGCGGCTCCATTGCCTTGTCTATCGTACTTCCGCAACTACGGCAGTAGTTGTCCTCTTCAAACAGCTTTGCTCCGCAGTTTCCACAGTACATATCCACCTCAGTTGCCGGTATGGAGAATTGATTTGTCACACTCTTAAAGCGCATGGCAAATAATTGCAACCGGTTATCCTGGCTATGGGAATAGACATCTGGCTCCAGCCCCATCGTTCGACAAGCTGGAACCTGACGCCGAGGACCTTAAAGCAAAATGCTTTACGGCGGACAGGATTGCCCAATCCCCCGGAGGATAATTGATAAAGCTGGTCCGAAAAGTGCTGGGCAGGTCACCGGCTTTATGGAAATAAGGAAATGAGTACAAAGGTCCAAATCTCACTTTTGGGCTTGATGGCAGAGAGTGAACGCAATCTGATCTTAAAGAGAACTAGTGCGGATTGCTTTTAAGACGCCCGCTCCAGCGTTGACGGCGCAAGTGAATTGCGCCTACGCCTACGCGGCGGCGAGCCATGCCGAAGCATGGCTCGCAGAGCATTTTCAAAAGCAAAATGCTCTAAGGCAGGGTTGGCGCGGGTAAGGGAAGCTGGTGTGCGCTGGGAGAGGACAGCATGGCAGCGGGAGGGCAAAGCCCTTCCCGGCTCTTGCGCTGTTCCCCGTTGTTACCTGCGTAAGGGACTGGCCGCCTGTATGAGGGCTCGGTAGACCTCTTCGGGAGTGATCGCGGCCAGGCATTCGCGGCCTCGCACGCAACCGCTGTCGCCATGCAGGGAGCAGGGGCGGCACGGCAGGGCGCGTTCAAGGACCACGTCATGCTCACCAGAGGGAAAAAAACCCCAAGCTCGCGTGGTGGGACCGAATAGGGCCGTTACCGGCGTTCCCACGGCCGTGGCCATGTGCATGGGGCCTGAATCGCCCGTGACGCACACGCTGCAGGCTGCAAGCAAGGCGCAGCTTCCGCGCAGGTCCGAGCCCCCAGTAAGGTCTCTGGCTCCGGCGCGATCGCGCAGAAAAGGCGCTCGGTCTTGGCCGATTACGATCCAATCCCAACCGCCGTCCTCCAGCAGATCCACTAGGCGGAACCAATTCTCGTGGGGCCAAGCCTTTGCCGCGTGGGTGGCGTAGGGATGCAGGGCCGCTAGTGGGCGTTCGCCGTTACTCACGCCTCGTTCCAGAAGGAATATGCGCGCCTGCGCCAACTCGCGCTCCTGCAGGAATATCTTGGGTCGCAGTTGTTCGGCGGACGGCGGCGGAGTGTCCAGGGCCATGGCATAGCGCTGGGGCACACTGTTCCGGGCAAGTTTGCCGCCGGCCCAGTCAAATCGGCCCAGGCGGTAGAGTCTGCGCAGCAGGGAGTGCTTGGGGTAACGCCTGACCTGACCCTTCCACAAGGAGGCCAAGAGCAGCGAACGGCCGGTGCCGTGCAGATCCACGAGCATGCGGTCGCCGTAGGTCTTCGCTAGCTCGTTGGCGGTCCTGAACCAGCATTCAAGTCCTTGGGGGGTAATGCCCACCACGCGTTCCACGGCCGGATGATGCTTGAAGAGCTTGGCAAAAGCCTCGCGGGTGATGACCGTGAAACGCAGATTGTGCCTTCTGTGCCACCAATCGAGCACGCCCGTGGTGAGCACCACGTCGCCCAGGGCGCTCAGGCGGAACACGGCGGCTTGCGTTGACTCGATCACATGCCCGGCCTCTGAATCGGCTTCGTGCACGGTAACGCGTCCTGGCACGCTCACGTTGTCTCCTCGGCCAGGACTTGGCGCACGGCCTGCCAAGCATTTTCAGGCGTTATGCGTGCCATGCACTCGTGATGGCTTTTCGGGCATTGCTGATGACCGTGCAGGCCACAGGGGCGACAATCCAGATCGACCTCCAGCACTCGCGAGCGCGGACCCATGGGGTAGAAACCGAAGCGCTCCACTGTCGGGCCGAACAAAGCAACGACCGGAACGTGCTGGATCCAGGCCAGGTGCATGGGACCCGAATCGTTGCTCACGTACACCGATAAGCGCGCCAGATAGGCAGCCAGGGCGGGCAAATTGAGCTTGCCGGAGAGGTTGATTACCGCCTTGTCCGTGCCGTGTCGCGCTTCCGTCACGACCTGGGCGGCCATGGCTTCCTCGCCCGGCCCGGCAAAGACAATGACGCGCAGGCCATGCTCTACGGCCAGGTCAAGCAGACGGGCGTAATGCGTGGCCGGCCAACGCTTGGTGGGCCAGACGCTGCCGGGATGCAGTCCGATCACATGCGTTGCCTGGCTATCCAAGCCATGCTCCCGCCAAAAGCGAGCCGCGTCCTCCACGGCCTTGGCCGGTGGGGTGAAATGCGGCCAATTCTCACCGGCTGTAATGCCCAGGGGGATAAGCAATCGGTTCAGGCGCTCGATTTCATGGGCCTGCCCGAAGCGGCGATCGATTACTTTGGTGTAGGACAGACGATTGAACCAAGGCGTGGAATAGCCGATGCGCACGGGCGCCCCCACGGCCTTGGCCACAAGCGCGCTACGCAGGCTGCGATGGCTCGAGATCCACAGGTCGAAACCCATGGGCCGTAAGGCCTTGCCGTAGCGCCAGGCTCCGGGCAGCCCGCCCTGCGTGCCGCGCTTATCGAATTCATGCACACCGGCCAAGTAGGGCAAGCCGGCATAAAGCGCGCCGAATCCCCGGCGCACGAAGAAATGGATGCGCGCGACGGGATATGCTTCGGCAAGGGCCTGCAGGAGCGGCAGCGTCAACACGCTGTCCCCCAGGTAGGCGGTCTGCCACACGCCGATGGTCTGGAAAGTGGTATTGGTCATCATGTCCAGGGCAAATCAATGCGGCAGATGGCCTGGCGAGTCAAGCGCGTCCACCCAAGGGCGACTTGCGATGGGCAAGGCCATTTGGTAGTAAGATCAAGATTACCCCACACGGGGCGAAGCGTTTCTAACCACCAACCGCCAAGGCGGTTCCACACAGCATCATGTTTGAGCTTATTATGGCCATGGGCCTGGCCGCAGGCATATCGTTCGTATGTTCATTAAGCGAGGCGGCCCTGTATTCCGTGCCTTGGAGCAGGATAGAGGATCTGCGCAGACAGAAAAAAAAATCGGGCGAGATTCTATTCCAGTTCCGCGAGCACATCGAGCGCCCCATAACCGCCATTTTGACCCTGAACACCATCGCCAATACCGCAGGGGCCTCCATAGCCGGAGCAGCCGCGGCCGAGGTCTTCGGAGCCGAATCGCTGCCTCTGTTCGTGGTTGTCTTCACCGTGATCATCCTTATTTTTTCCGAAATCATCCCCAAGACGCTGGGGGTCAGTTATACGCGGACCGTTGCGCCGCTGCTTACCGGCCCTATAAGTATCATGATCCTGACCACTGCTCCGCTCATCTGGGCCCTTGGTTTGCCGGCACGGCTCGGCAAGCGCAGGAAGCGTGGGCCACAGACCACGGAGGACGACATCCGGGCCACGGTCAGCCTGGTGCGCAAGGCCGGACTCATCAAGCCTTACGAGGAGTTGTCCATCCGCAACATTCTGTCCCTGGATCAGAAGAGCGTCGAGCAGACCATGACTCCGCGCACTGTGGTCTTTTCCCTGCCTGCGGAATTGACGGTGGCCCAGGCCCGGGCGACTACCAAGCTCTGGCCGCACAGCCGCATCCCGGTATATGAAGGTGAGGACCGCGAGGACATTGTCGGCCTGGTGTATCGGCGAGAGCTGCTGGAAGCCTTGGCCAACGACCAGGACGACCTGCGCCTGGAGCAGATGATGAAACCCGTGGAGTTCGTCCAGGAAACCACGACCCTGGACAAAGTACTCAATAAGTTCTTAGAATCCAGAAACCATCTTTTGGTGGTTTTGGACGAGTATGGCGGCCTTTCGGGAGTAATCTCCCTGGAGGACGTGCTTGAAGAGATACTAGGCAAAGAGATTGTGGACGAGACCGATCAGGTCGTCGACATGAGAGAGTTGGCGCGGTCGCGCAAGGAAAGCCTGGTGCGCGGTACCGGCCGCGAGCCTGATGGGCGCTCGGCGCAACGAGAAGAGACACCCCCCTCTATGGAGGTTCCATGAATAACGCCAAGGGCGGCAAGGGCATCTACATCGCGGCCCTCTTATTGTTTCTTGGTGGACTCGGCTATTTGCTGTACTCCGGTCTGTCCGGAGGCAGCGTGTACTTCCTGAATGTATCCGAGGCCTTGGCCATGGAGACTGGAAAACTGTCTCAAGCCAGGCTTTTCGGCACCGTGGCCGCCGATGGTTTGCACTCCAAGGACGGCAGTCTGGGCGTGGTTTTCCAGCTTGTGGACAAGGATGACGCGAGCAAGCGCATCCGGGTTGATTACGGAGGAGCCGTGCCGGATACGTTCAAGCCGGGAGTGGAGGTCATTGTCGAAGGCGGCCTCGATCCTCAGTCGCAAGTGTTTTCGGCCTCGATGCTGATGACCAAGTGTCCCTCCAAGTACGAGAAAGAGAACCGGGGCTAGCCCGCGCCCAGACGGTTTTCGATGTTCTCGCTACGGGGCTTTGCACCCACGGATTGCGTGGAGTCAGGGCATATTGAACCTGACGGACAAGTATGGGGAATGCAGATCCTTCCTCAATCTATTGCAAGCCCTGTTACGGCATTCCACGTTTGCGTTTCATGCTGTGTCTGATACCGAACTCCACCGGGACCAAACGGCCTGGTTGAGTTTATCCTCGGAGCAGTCTATCTTCCCCACGCCCTGAAATCTTTCCGATGGAGCGCGCATGATTCTCGTAGCCTACTGGAGCCTGCTGTTCTGCCTGCTGCTAAGTCTGTTCGCTGGCGCTGCCGCGGCCTACCAGGCTTGGCAGGGTAAGGGAGAAGGCCTTGTCGTTCTGGAGTATGCCCACCATGCCGTGGCCGCCGTGCTGACCGTGGCCTCGGCAATCCTGTTTGCCGCCTTCGTGGGCAAGGATTTTTCCTTCAAGTACGTGGCCGAATACTCGAACTCGGTGTTACCCCTGTTCTACTCCGTGACCGCCTTCTGGGCCGGACAAGAGGGTTCGCTGCTCTTCTGGGCCTGGACCGTGGCGCTCATGGGCTCGGTCTTCCCGCTTACCAAGAACTATCGTGAACTGGCCGGGCAGACGCGCGTATTGTACTGGCTGTTCTTCTTCCTGGTGCAAGGCTTCTTTATGTTGGCTCTCACCAACTGGAACAACCCGTTCATCGAGTTCTCTCCTGCGCCGGCCGACGGTCGCGGACTGAATCCTTTATTGCAGAATCCAGGAATGATCTTCCACCCCCCGCTGCTCTTCCTGGGCTACGGCGGCTTCACGATTCCCGCATGTCTTGCCTTGGCGGCTTGGCTCACGGGTGAGCGCCGCTCCTGGTTGGACATGGGCCGCAACTGGGCCATTCTGTCCTGGATATTTCTCACGGCGGGCATCGTGCTAGGTGCCTGGTGGTCCTATATGGAGCTGGGTTGGGGAGGATACTGGGCTTGGGATCCGGTTGAAAACGCCTCTCTCATTCCATGGTTGTCGGCCACGGCCTTCCTGCATACCGCGCTCATCGAGGAACGCCGCGGGGCGCTCAGGCGCACCAACGTAGTCCTGGTCACGGTCACTCTGGTGCTATGCTACTTCGCCACCTACCTCGTGCGTAGCGGCGTCGTGCAGTCCCTGCACGCCTTCGGAGCCGGAGGTATCGGTGGGCCGTTGCTCGCGTTCATCGCCTCCGGGCTGATCATGACTGCGCTGGTGGTTGCTGTCGGCCGTGGCGAGATGGGACGGGAGCTTTCCGGCCTATACAGCAGGCCCGGCTTCCTGGTGCTCACGGCTTGGCTTCTGCTGGCCATTGGCGGCGTCATCCTCATGGGCACCATGTGGCCGGTCATCAGCTCACTGTGGAGCTCCCAGCCCATAGGTCTCGATGCGCACTTCTACAACCGCGTGACCTTGCCGCTCTTCCTGGGTATCGCCGCCCTGTTGCTCGTCTGCCCCTGGCTGCAGTGGAGAGAAGGGCTCCGCGACAGGCGCGGCCTGGGTATCGCCGTCGGCGTGTTCGTTGCGGCCATCGTGGCATTAGCGCTGGGAGGCATGACCAAGCCCCTGGCCATGGCAGGTACTGGACTGGCAGCGGCATGTCTGGCTGGCGTGGTACTGGTCGTGGCCCTTGATGCCAGCGTGCGGAGACGCCGCTCTTCCTTGGGCGCTTGGGGCGTGCATTTCGGCCTGGGACTCGTCGTGTTGGGAGTGGCTGTGTCGGGACCGTACCAGTTCAGCCGGGAAGCCGTGCTTCAGCCCGGCGCCTCCATGGACATGGGCGGCTATACAATGATCTACGAAGGATTCGAGGAACGCAGCAGCGAGGCCATGATCCTGGTGGAAGCCAAGGTTCGGGTCGAGCAGGGCGGTGAGCTAGTGGGCATGCTCAGGCCCCAGCGCCGTCTGTACCAGAGTTTCGATCAGCCCTTCGCCGAGGTCTCAACGGTTTTCTCTCTTGGCACGGAAGTCTATGCCACTCTGCTGGGCGTGACTCAGCAGGGCGCGGCCAGCCTCAAGTTCAGTTTGCATCCGCTGGTCAACTGGATCTGGATTGGCGGCACGCTCATGTGCCTGGCCGGATTCCTGGCTCTGCGCAGCAGATCCGGACGCCCTGACGACGCCCCGACGCAGCGGGAGCAAATGTGAACCCAGCTTTGAGATCGGAGCCTGCATGAGCGGCGAGGATCAGGTGCTGCTCGCTCTGCGCGGCGTGGGCAAGCTGTACGGACGCAAGCTCGTGGTCAAGGGCGTGAACCTGGATGTGCGTGCCGGCGAGGTCTGGCTCGTTGTCGGCCCAAATGGCGCGGGCAAGTCCACGCTGTTGGGCATCATGGCTGGACTCGTGCGTCCAACGGCCGGCAGCCGCGAGCTGCGTGTGGGGCAGGAGAAGCTGGCCTACCTGGGGCACCAAACGTTCCTTTATCCGCGGCTCACGGCTCGCGAGAACTTGGTCTTTTGGGCGCGCATGTACGGCCACAAGCCTCAGGCCGCGCAGATCGACGCGGCTCTGGAGCGTGCCGGGCTTGCTGCGGCGGCCGAGGAGCAGGCCGGGCGCTTTTCGCGCGGCATGGCTCAGCGTCTGTCATTGGCGCGGGTTTTTCTTGTGGAGCCTAGCCTTATATTCCTGGACGAGCCAGGCACGGGGCTTGACGCTCGCTCCATGCAGACACTTCGACATGAAATTGCCGCCGCCCGCGATCGAGGCGTAGCTCTGGTCTGGGTCAGCCATCAGGTTTCCGCGGATCTGCCTCTGGCCGATCATGTCTTGGCCATAGGCGAAAGCCGGATGCGCTACGCGGGACTGGCTTCCGACTTTGAGCCCACTGAGAGCATGCTGTGCTGAGCCGCGCATGGACCATTGCCGCCAAGGACTTGCGCCTGGTGCTCGCGGGAGGGCAGGGCCTGTCCCAGGCGGCGCTGCTCGGTCTTCTACTTATTTTCGTCTTCAGTCTGGCTACCCCGGTGGGCCAGATAATGCCTGCCCAGGGGGCGGCAGCCGTATTCTGGCTCTCCAGCGCCTTCGGACTGGTGCTGATTTTCAACACCTTGTATGGGCTCGAAGAGAGTGGCGGTGCGCGCATCGGACTGTTGCTCGCGCCGGTGCCCGTGCATGCCGTCTGGTTGGGCAAGGCCGTGGCCGGTCTAGCCTTGCTGTTGATGATCCAGATTGTATTCGGGCCTGCCGTGGTGGTTTTTTTGGGTCAGGATGTGCTGGGCTCTCCGTTGCCCGTGTTCGCAACGGTGCTCGCAGTCGACTGGGGCCTGGCGGTGCTGGGCTCGCTGTTGGGTGCGCTGTCCCAAGGCCAAGCCGGCCGCGAATCGCTTCTGTCCGTAGCCTTGTTTCCTTTGTTGGTGCCTGTGCTCCTGGCTGGAATCCGCATCGGGGCCGGGTTGTTTGCCCCGGCAGCGGATAGCGAGACTTCGGGCTGGCTGGGTTTGGTGCTTGGCTTTGACGCCATGTTCACGGCCGCGGCCGTAGTGTTGTTTCCCTTCGTATTCACCGGAGAGGAGTAAAACGTGTCGCGCGCTGGAATTTTCGCCCTGGCCTCCATTCCGGCCCTGCTGGCCAGCCAGTGGCTAATCTGGGTTTATGCCCCCATGGAGCAGAGCATGGGGATGGTGCAGAAAATTTTCTACACGCATCTGCCCCTGGCTTGGTGGGCCATGTTGAGCTTCTTTCTGGTCTTTGCGTGCAGTGGTTTGTACTTGTTGCGACGCAAGGAAGTCTTTGACCTGCTGGCCGGCGCCGCTGCGGAACTCGGCGTGCTTTTCTCAGGCTTGGCCCTGGCCACGGGCTCCATCTGGGGTCGTGCTGCCTGGAACGTCTGGTGGACCTGGGACCCGCGGCTGACCACCACGCTGATCATGTGGTTCATTTACGCGGCTTATCTGGTGCTGCGTGGCGCGCCATTAGGCGGCGAACGTCGGGCCATGGCCTGCGCCGTGCTGGGCATCGTGGGATTTTTGGACGTCCCGCTGGTTTTCTATTCGGCGCGCATGTGGCGCTCCATCCACCCGGCGGTTCTTGGCAGCCAGGGCGGAGGCATGGAGCCGGCTATGTGGCATGCCGTTCTGGCCAACCTCGGCGCCATGGGCTTACTGTGGATAGCGTTGCTACTGCTGCGTTATCGCCAACTCAGCGCATTACGTCGTATCGAAGGCTTAGCCGCTGCCAGCCAATGGGATTAAATGCTACAATTGCACTCTTGGACGCATGTTCTGATTCCACAAGGTTCTGCTGGAAGCCGCCGTGTCCATCTCATTTCTACAGGAAGCGGCTTTGAGAAGACGGCTGTAAGTGCTTTTATAATTATAGCTAATCAGGAAGAGCTTACCGAATCCAACCTGCCCAGTGTCCGCAGGATTTATGAAACCGATTCTGAGCTTGGGTGGGAAGCCTGAGCAAAGGAGGGCGCCGATGACTGCGACCGAATATGTTTTGACCGCCAATTGCGTGGTCTGGGTCTTTATAGGGATGTATGTGTTTTGGATGTCACGCAAGGCCGCTGAGATCGACCGGCGTATTTCGCAGCTTGAAGTTCTGCAAGAGCGCGGCGAAGGCAAGGTCTAGGAGGAATCATGGTTGAGACCGCACCCGAGGGCAAGGTAAACCAGGGGACAAAACTGATGGTGGCTCTGGCCGCCATTGGGCTCGTGGTTATGTTTGCCTCGTCCGTCTTTCATAGGCTGGAGAGCCCCTCGCGCAAGGAATTCCTGGGTCAGCCGCGGCAATCTGCTTCCCAAGGCATGCCTGGTCAGCAGGATATGAGCGAAATGGGTAAGCTCATGGCTGCGTTGCGTGAGAAACCCGATGACCCGCAGGCGAATCTGGACATCGCCAAGGCTTTCATGCGCATGCAGGAAGCCGAACGGGCCGAGGTCTTTCTGCAGCGAGCCCTTGAGGCAGATCCGAACAATATCGAAGCCTTACGGCTGCTGGCCATGGCCGCTTTTCAGGCGCAGCAACACGAGCAGGCCGCCCAGACGCTCATGCGACTGCTGGCCAAGCGTCCCGATGATGCCGGCGCGCACTTTAATTTGGCAGTGCTCTATAGCCATTATCTTAATGATGCGCAGAAAGCAGATTTTCACATGCGCAAGGCCAGAGAGCATGCCGAAGGCGATCCCCAGCTTTTGGAGATGATCGAACGTGAAGCGAAAGCCCACGGCAACTAGCGCATTGAGCAGGGCTCAAGCCCTCCTAAAACGCAATAGTTACTGACCTGGCTACGTTCAGGTAGGCATATTGACAGGACTGCAGCATTCTTTAAAATGCGATATTTAGTAATATTGGAGCTTTCAAGGGAAAAGCCGACTTCAGCGATGGTCGGTCGTTCAACATTCGTTCAAGGAGAGGATTATGAAACGCGTTTTTTCTATGCTGATCCTGGCATGCGTGGGACTTATCGCCCTGGCCGGTTGTGGTAACGAGCCGACGAAGGAAGAGGCCAAGACCGAGGCCGCTCCTGAAGCTGCTCCGGCTGGTGGCTCGATCGTTCTCGGCGTGGCCGGCGCCCATAGCGGCGACTTAGCCTCCTACGGTCTGCCCTCTGTGAATGCCGCCAAGCTGGTGGCCAAGATGTACAATGACAAGGGTGGCGTGCTCGGTCGTCAGGTCGTCATTCAGGCTGAAGACGAGCAGTGCAAGCCTGAACTGGCCACCAACGTAGCCACCAAGCTCGTTTCCGACAAGGTGACGATCGTCATGGGCCACATTTGCTCCGGCGCTACGAAGGCCGCTATGCCCATCTACAGGGACGCCAAGCTTATCTGCATGTCGCCCTCGGCCACCAACCCGCCCCTGACCCAAAGCGGCGATTACCCCAACTTCTTCCGCACCATTGCTTCCGACGACGCTCAGGCCAAGATGGGCGTGGACTATGCTATCCAGACTCTCGGAGCCAAGAAGATCGCCGTGCTTCATGACAAGGGCGATTACGGCAAGGGCTACGCCGAATTCGCCAAGTCCTTCATTGAGCAGGGCGGCCAGGCTCAGGTTGTGCTCTTCGAGGGCGTAACTCCCGGTGCCGTGGACTACTCCGCCGTGGTGAACAAGGTTCGTCAGTCCGGCGCCGACGCCGTTATCTTCGGCGGCTACCATCCTGAAGCTTCCAAGATCGTCTCGCAGATGCGTAAGAAGCAAATGAAGACGCCTTTCCTGTCCGACGACGGCGTGAAGGACGACACCTTTATCAAGGTTGCGGGTGCCGACGCCGAAGGCGTCTACGCCTCCGGCCCGCGCGACATTTCGAGCAACCCGATCTACCAGCAGGCCATTGAGCAGCATAAGGCTGCGTTCGGCTCCGAGCCCGGCGCGTTCTTCCCCGAGGCCTATTCCGCAAGCCTCGCCCTCCTGAACGCCATCGAGAAAGCCGGCTCCACCGAATACGATGCCGTAATCAAGGCCCTGCGCAGTGAGTACGTGGAAACCCCGGTCGGCAAGATCTCCTTCGACGAGAAGGGTGACGCTATCGGCGTGGGCTTCTCCATGTATCAGGTTCAGGACGGTAAGTTCGTGGAGCTCAAGTAGCTACCATGGCCTGACGTGATCATCGAGGGGGCGGACAATGAGTCCGCCCCCTAATTGTTGCTAAACGATCCATATCCCGTTAAACCGGTGGCGTCCGCGGGTATGCTCCGCGAAACCCACGCCTCGGCCCTCCGATTTGGAACGGGCGCCGGCTTAAGCCGGGCCTTTGGACTGCCGGCGCATGCGCGCCTGCGACGGAACGGCCTTCACAATGGCGGACTCGGGAACACTCGGCAGGTAGTAATGGAATTCTTCTGGGAATATTTCTTCGGTGGCTTGACCAGAGGGAGCATCTACGCGCTCATCGCTCTGGGCTACACCATGGTCTATGGCATCATCGAGCTCATCAACTTCGCCCATGGCGAAATATACATGATCGGCGCATTCACCGGGCTGATCGTGGCCGGTGTGCTCGGAGTGCTCGGTTTCCCCGGTCTGGCCATCTTGGCCATTGCCCTTGTCGCGGCGGTCATCTGGGCCGGAGCTTACGGGTATACGGTGGAGAAGATTGCATATAGGCCGTTGCGCAATGCGCCGCGCCTTTCCCCGCTCATCTCCGCCATCGGCATGTCCATCTTTCTGCAGAACTACGTGCTGCTCGCCCAAACCTCCGACTTCCTGCCCTTCCCGAGGCTCATCCCGAACTTCGGGTTCATGGAGCCATATTCCATGGTCATGGGCTCCAGTGACTTTGTCATTGTTGCCGTGTCGGCCCTGGTCATGGTCGGCCTGACCTTGTTCATCAAGTACACGCGACTGGGCAAGGCCATGCGCGCCACGGCCCAGAATCGTAAGATGGCGCAACTCGTGGGTGTCAATGTTGACCGCGTCATCTCCGCCACGTTCATCATCGGCTCGACCCTGGCGGCCATCGGCGGCGTGCTCATTGCCTCGCACATTGGCCAGATCAACTTCTTTATCGGCTTCATCGCGGGCATCAAGGCCTTCTCCGCCGCAGTGCTGGGCGGTATCGGCAGTATCCCCGGGGCCGTGCTCGGTGGGCTTATCCTGGGCTGGACCGAGAGTTTCGCTACCGGATATATCTCCAGCGACTACGAGGATGTGTTCGCATTCGCGCTGCTGGTCATTATCCTCATCTTCAGGCCCTCTGGCCTCTTGGGCAAGCCGCCCACGCAGAAGGTCTAACCGGAGGCGCAGGTATGCTGGCCCAGGCCGGCCGTTTGCACGAGAGAACAGCACGAAATATCTAGCGACAGGGCTTTTAGGTATGCACGGTCTGAAGAAATCGCTCATCATCAGCGCGTGGTTCATGTTTTTGACCTTCCCCCTCATGGTCATCCGCGTGAACACCATCTACAAAACCATCGAATGGCGCTGGATGAACCTTTTGTGGGTCGGCTTGGGCGCCTTCATCTTGTCCTTCGTCTGGCG
Protein-coding sequences here:
- a CDS encoding CcmD family protein, coding for MTATEYVLTANCVVWVFIGMYVFWMSRKAAEIDRRISQLEVLQERGEGKV
- a CDS encoding branched-chain amino acid ABC transporter permease, with amino-acid sequence MEFFWEYFFGGLTRGSIYALIALGYTMVYGIIELINFAHGEIYMIGAFTGLIVAGVLGVLGFPGLAILAIALVAAVIWAGAYGYTVEKIAYRPLRNAPRLSPLISAIGMSIFLQNYVLLAQTSDFLPFPRLIPNFGFMEPYSMVMGSSDFVIVAVSALVMVGLTLFIKYTRLGKAMRATAQNRKMAQLVGVNVDRVISATFIIGSTLAAIGGVLIASHIGQINFFIGFIAGIKAFSAAVLGGIGSIPGAVLGGLILGWTESFATGYISSDYEDVFAFALLVIILIFRPSGLLGKPPTQKV
- a CDS encoding tetratricopeptide repeat protein, which encodes MVETAPEGKVNQGTKLMVALAAIGLVVMFASSVFHRLESPSRKEFLGQPRQSASQGMPGQQDMSEMGKLMAALREKPDDPQANLDIAKAFMRMQEAERAEVFLQRALEADPNNIEALRLLAMAAFQAQQHEQAAQTLMRLLAKRPDDAGAHFNLAVLYSHYLNDAQKADFHMRKAREHAEGDPQLLEMIEREAKAHGN
- a CDS encoding branched-chain amino acid ABC transporter substrate-binding protein — translated: MKRVFSMLILACVGLIALAGCGNEPTKEEAKTEAAPEAAPAGGSIVLGVAGAHSGDLASYGLPSVNAAKLVAKMYNDKGGVLGRQVVIQAEDEQCKPELATNVATKLVSDKVTIVMGHICSGATKAAMPIYRDAKLICMSPSATNPPLTQSGDYPNFFRTIASDDAQAKMGVDYAIQTLGAKKIAVLHDKGDYGKGYAEFAKSFIEQGGQAQVVLFEGVTPGAVDYSAVVNKVRQSGADAVIFGGYHPEASKIVSQMRKKQMKTPFLSDDGVKDDTFIKVAGADAEGVYASGPRDISSNPIYQQAIEQHKAAFGSEPGAFFPEAYSASLALLNAIEKAGSTEYDAVIKALRSEYVETPVGKISFDEKGDAIGVGFSMYQVQDGKFVELK
- a CDS encoding cytochrome c biogenesis protein; this encodes MSRAGIFALASIPALLASQWLIWVYAPMEQSMGMVQKIFYTHLPLAWWAMLSFFLVFACSGLYLLRRKEVFDLLAGAAAELGVLFSGLALATGSIWGRAAWNVWWTWDPRLTTTLIMWFIYAAYLVLRGAPLGGERRAMACAVLGIVGFLDVPLVFYSARMWRSIHPAVLGSQGGGMEPAMWHAVLANLGAMGLLWIALLLLRYRQLSALRRIEGLAAASQWD